A window of Metabacillus sp. B2-18 contains these coding sequences:
- a CDS encoding YwbE family protein, translating into MSGTIREHIKPGIKVNVVQKQDQRTGKLTEGVVAKILTNSSSHPHGIKVMLQSGIVGRVKEIID; encoded by the coding sequence ATGTCAGGGACAATAAGAGAACATATAAAACCGGGAATAAAGGTGAATGTCGTACAAAAGCAAGATCAGCGTACAGGAAAATTAACTGAAGGAGTTGTTGCGAAAATTTTAACAAACTCCTCGTCTCATCCACATGGTATCAAGGTTATGCTCCAAAGCGGAATTGTTGGTCGAGTGAAAGAAATTATTGATTGA
- a CDS encoding ArsR/SmtB family transcription factor yields the protein MAAAVKYDVFQAIADPTRRDVLRLLTHNDMAISEISSHFPVSRTAIVKHLHVLSEAKLVSSRKVGREKLYSLQPESLAELKDWLFYFEQFWTNKLSMLKSVVENGENVTLGDVMLKKDSKE from the coding sequence GTGGCAGCTGCAGTAAAGTATGATGTTTTTCAAGCAATAGCCGATCCAACTCGTAGAGATGTTTTGAGATTACTGACACACAATGATATGGCTATCTCAGAAATCTCCTCTCATTTTCCTGTTAGTAGAACAGCAATTGTAAAACACCTTCATGTTCTTTCAGAAGCAAAATTAGTTAGTTCAAGAAAAGTAGGGAGAGAAAAGCTATACTCACTACAGCCAGAATCATTAGCAGAATTAAAAGACTGGCTTTTTTACTTTGAACAGTTTTGGACAAATAAGCTGTCTATGCTTAAATCTGTAGTGGAAAATGGTGAGAATGTTACTTTAGGAGATGTAATGTTGAAAAAAGATAGTAAAGAGTAA
- a CDS encoding DUF350 domain-containing protein: MTFLDLFLSTVSYIGLAIVLLIIGIILFEVTTKNKEFELIKNGNKAAVYAFGGRILGLAIVLYSSISNSVNIFDMVIWGSIAIVMQIIIFYLAELLTPKFNITKAIDDDNQAVGLFLLFLSISIGLIIAASLTY; this comes from the coding sequence ATGACATTTTTAGATTTATTTTTATCAACGGTTTCTTATATTGGATTGGCGATTGTTTTGTTGATTATTGGTATTATTTTGTTTGAAGTAACAACAAAGAACAAAGAATTTGAACTAATTAAAAACGGGAATAAAGCAGCTGTTTATGCGTTTGGTGGTAGAATTTTAGGGCTTGCGATTGTTCTTTATTCATCAATCTCTAATTCTGTCAATATTTTTGATATGGTGATTTGGGGAAGCATTGCGATTGTCATGCAAATTATTATTTTCTATTTAGCAGAGCTATTAACTCCTAAGTTTAATATTACAAAAGCAATTGATGATGATAACCAAGCGGTTGGATTATTTTTATTATTTTTGTCGATATCAATCGGACTTATTATTGCAGCATCATTAACATATTAA
- a CDS encoding DUF3231 family protein — MNYHHKPKLTSTEISFLWTTFIQDSLAICILEYFKATRMDEDLDPSIDYGLHASNSHLNHIKTIFNNEEIPIPIGFKVEQDFFTNGSRLFPDVYMFRFLEHMARGGLTNYAMARSTTYRKDVRQFAQSCLDHSSNLYDLVIETAQNKGILVRSPSIAYPVRVEYVQKAKFFSDGFLDEDRPLLGVEISHLGTNIEASYVVATTLLGYAQVASDKKLSQLFVRGYEIAKKHSEIFSSILRKENVHAPADWDSSITNATKPGLSDRLMVNNIASMISIGMSNYGTAVGATLRKDLLIHYARLSAELGQYAEDLAELMIRNRWMEKPPQVINREELINKD, encoded by the coding sequence ATGAATTACCACCATAAACCTAAACTCACATCAACCGAAATTTCATTTTTATGGACAACATTTATTCAAGATTCTCTGGCCATTTGTATTTTAGAATATTTTAAAGCAACAAGAATGGATGAAGACCTTGATCCAAGTATTGACTATGGCTTACACGCTTCAAATTCTCATCTTAATCATATAAAGACAATATTTAATAATGAAGAAATTCCAATTCCTATTGGATTTAAAGTAGAGCAAGATTTTTTCACAAATGGTTCTAGACTATTTCCGGATGTTTATATGTTCCGCTTTCTTGAACATATGGCGCGTGGAGGGTTAACCAACTATGCGATGGCAAGATCAACTACATATCGAAAAGATGTTAGACAGTTTGCTCAAAGTTGTTTAGATCATTCTTCAAATCTTTATGATTTAGTGATTGAAACAGCACAAAATAAAGGGATCTTAGTTAGAAGCCCATCAATTGCTTACCCTGTTAGAGTTGAATATGTTCAGAAGGCCAAATTCTTTTCAGATGGATTTCTTGATGAAGATCGACCGTTATTAGGTGTGGAAATTTCACATTTAGGAACCAATATTGAGGCGAGTTATGTAGTAGCAACAACATTACTTGGTTATGCTCAAGTAGCAAGTGATAAAAAACTTAGTCAGCTTTTTGTTAGAGGATATGAGATTGCAAAAAAACATTCTGAGATTTTTTCTTCGATTCTTCGAAAGGAAAACGTTCATGCACCTGCAGATTGGGACAGTTCCATTACTAATGCAACAAAACCTGGTTTATCTGACCGCTTAATGGTAAATAATATTGCCTCGATGATTAGCATAGGAATGAGTAATTATGGGACCGCAGTTGGGGCAACGTTAAGAAAGGATCTGTTGATTCATTATGCCAGACTTTCGGCAGAATTGGGTCAATATGCAGAAGATTTAGCTGAGTTAATGATTCGAAATAGATGGATGGAAAAGCCACCACAAGTTATAAATAGAGAAGAGTTAATCAATAAAGATTGA
- a CDS encoding aminotransferase yhxA, with the protein MSKTSKLLTGIISASMITAAGCGNNQSLPPVPEDSECGDWEWEADEGVWECDDDYSSHYGHYYYGGKYYSTKSNLKSSSAYKSYQSSSSFKGGGSSSGFGKGSSGGFGG; encoded by the coding sequence TTGAGCAAAACAAGTAAGCTATTAACTGGTATTATTTCCGCTTCGATGATTACGGCAGCAGGCTGTGGGAATAATCAATCATTACCGCCTGTCCCAGAAGATTCAGAATGTGGCGATTGGGAGTGGGAAGCGGATGAAGGTGTCTGGGAATGTGATGACGACTATTCTTCACATTACGGACACTATTATTATGGGGGTAAATATTATTCTACGAAAAGCAACCTTAAATCAAGCTCTGCTTATAAAAGCTATCAGTCTAGCAGTTCATTTAAAGGAGGGGGCTCTAGCTCGGGCTTTGGAAAGGGATCTAGTGGAGGATTTGGTGGGTAA
- a CDS encoding HAD family hydrolase — protein sequence MEFKPKAIFLDMDGTILNHQNFVSVNTKEIIDKIRQKGIYVFIATGRAVDEIERVVPEGFEVDGVVTSNGMSGYLGEESLFEHSLERKLVEKIIERARNHKIYYELFPYGSSRVTLKQDQEYVEAEISGDKPESVGINEWLSRQQAIKEEIEWAEKIEGEKFSKFYFFAKSKEQINKWKDELDEVKKEIDFTTSISSHHNVEVMVANVNKATGIQQMLEKFGVSVDETLAIGDSDNDIPMLRLVKYPVAMKNASDHIKELAVDVTEYTCDEDGVYHYLKSKFE from the coding sequence ATGGAATTCAAGCCAAAAGCAATTTTCTTAGACATGGATGGGACCATTTTAAACCATCAAAACTTTGTGAGTGTTAACACAAAGGAAATCATTGATAAGATAAGACAAAAGGGAATTTATGTTTTCATTGCAACAGGGAGAGCTGTTGATGAAATAGAAAGAGTCGTACCAGAGGGATTTGAAGTAGACGGGGTTGTTACATCTAATGGAATGTCAGGATACTTAGGTGAAGAATCTCTTTTTGAACATTCACTTGAGCGGAAGTTAGTTGAAAAAATTATAGAAAGAGCAAGAAATCATAAAATATATTATGAGCTTTTTCCGTATGGATCTTCCCGTGTAACATTGAAGCAAGATCAAGAGTATGTTGAAGCCGAGATTAGTGGTGATAAACCTGAAAGTGTCGGAATAAATGAATGGCTTTCAAGGCAACAAGCAATCAAGGAAGAAATTGAATGGGCAGAAAAGATAGAAGGAGAAAAATTCTCTAAATTTTATTTCTTTGCTAAATCAAAAGAGCAAATTAATAAGTGGAAAGATGAGCTTGATGAAGTAAAAAAAGAAATAGACTTTACTACCTCTATTTCATCTCACCATAATGTTGAGGTAATGGTGGCAAATGTAAACAAAGCAACTGGCATTCAGCAAATGTTAGAGAAATTTGGTGTGTCAGTTGATGAAACTCTTGCAATCGGTGATAGTGACAATGACATACCTATGTTAAGGTTAGTAAAATATCCAGTTGCAATGAAAAATGCATCAGATCACATTAAAGAGCTAGCTGTAGATGTAACTGAGTACACTTGTGATGAAGATGGGGTATATCACTATCTGAAATCTAAATTTGAATGA
- the guaC gene encoding GMP reductase, protein MENVFDYEDIQLIPAKCVVNSRSECDTTVSLGGHKFKLPVVPANMQTIIDEKIAVYLAENGYFYVMHRFEPEKRQDFIKDMHARGLIASISVGVKEEEYDFVQQLAEEKLVPEFITIDIAHGHSNAVIKMIKHIKEYLPQSFVIAGNVGTPEAVRELENAGADATKVGIGPGKVCITKIKTGFGTGGWQLAALRWCAKAASKPIIADGGIRTHGDIAKSVRFGATMVMIGSLFAGHEESPGQTIEKDGKLFKEYFGSASEYQKGEKKNVEGKKMYVEHKGALQDTLTEMEQDLQSSISYAGGTSLDAIRHVDYVVVKNSIFNGDKVY, encoded by the coding sequence ATGGAAAACGTATTTGACTATGAAGATATCCAACTAATTCCTGCAAAATGTGTGGTTAATAGCCGTTCTGAGTGTGATACGACTGTATCATTAGGCGGGCATAAATTTAAATTACCTGTTGTACCTGCAAATATGCAAACAATTATCGATGAAAAAATTGCTGTTTACTTAGCTGAAAATGGATATTTTTATGTGATGCACCGTTTTGAGCCAGAGAAACGCCAAGATTTTATTAAAGATATGCATGCACGTGGGTTAATAGCTTCAATTAGTGTTGGAGTGAAAGAAGAAGAGTATGATTTCGTTCAACAATTAGCTGAAGAAAAGCTTGTACCAGAATTTATTACAATCGATATTGCCCATGGTCATTCTAACGCGGTAATCAAAATGATCAAACATATTAAAGAGTATTTACCACAAAGCTTTGTTATTGCTGGTAATGTTGGTACTCCTGAAGCGGTTAGAGAATTAGAGAATGCAGGTGCTGATGCTACTAAAGTTGGAATTGGACCTGGAAAAGTTTGTATTACAAAAATCAAAACAGGATTCGGAACTGGTGGCTGGCAATTAGCAGCACTTCGCTGGTGTGCTAAAGCAGCAAGTAAACCCATTATTGCTGACGGTGGTATTCGTACACACGGTGACATCGCAAAATCAGTTAGATTCGGTGCAACTATGGTGATGATAGGTTCTCTATTTGCTGGTCATGAAGAATCTCCAGGCCAAACAATAGAAAAAGACGGAAAGCTTTTCAAAGAGTATTTTGGTTCAGCATCTGAATATCAAAAAGGTGAAAAGAAAAATGTTGAAGGAAAAAAAATGTATGTAGAACACAAAGGTGCACTACAAGATACATTAACTGAAATGGAACAAGACCTTCAATCCTCCATCTCATATGCTGGCGGTACTAGCTTAGACGCTATTCGTCACGTGGATTATGTTGTTGTCAAGAACTCCATTTTTAATGGTGATAAAGTTTATTAA
- a CDS encoding DUF2935 domain-containing protein, whose amino-acid sequence MNDNLIPVWDEHLFWLEILQDHAYFVRDHLSVSEVEYVRTSQQYIYLFGELITLLNSIPRKGLYYDEVMISFAKRAWPVVKGYFEFEGNLQSLRIDNKVNLNLSPTYLNGTLAENQEYLRILTFLVQGQEPVPLPLADLMDLWLEDQLGHVLLFEDLLDPIELIATKQAEAYINRYQAFIIQNRHLKGYLRFKEPNFARQREFANDVGQTTIEMSKFIYSMMIKYKENKLLNKTTLRFLEHHFPETCYFIKKLSYYAPGLSDEASKCSLKRPSYS is encoded by the coding sequence ATGAATGATAATTTGATACCCGTGTGGGATGAACATTTGTTTTGGTTAGAAATTCTGCAAGATCATGCCTATTTTGTTAGAGATCATCTGTCTGTGAGTGAAGTTGAATATGTTCGTACATCTCAGCAGTATATTTATCTCTTTGGAGAACTTATTACCTTATTAAATTCAATTCCACGAAAAGGTCTTTATTATGATGAAGTAATGATTTCTTTTGCAAAAAGAGCATGGCCGGTGGTAAAAGGTTATTTTGAGTTTGAGGGGAACCTGCAATCACTTAGAATTGATAATAAAGTGAATTTAAATTTATCTCCAACTTATTTGAATGGTACACTTGCTGAAAATCAGGAATATTTACGTATATTGACTTTCCTAGTACAAGGACAAGAACCTGTACCTCTTCCATTAGCAGATTTAATGGATTTGTGGTTGGAAGATCAACTAGGACATGTACTTCTATTTGAAGATTTACTAGATCCGATAGAATTAATTGCAACTAAGCAGGCGGAAGCCTATATAAATAGGTATCAAGCATTTATTATACAAAATCGGCATTTAAAAGGCTATTTACGATTTAAGGAACCGAATTTTGCACGGCAAAGAGAATTTGCCAATGATGTAGGGCAAACGACGATTGAGATGAGTAAGTTTATTTATAGTATGATGATTAAATATAAGGAAAACAAACTTTTGAATAAAACAACACTTCGTTTTCTAGAACATCATTTTCCAGAAACCTGTTATTTTATTAAAAAGTTAAGTTATTATGCACCAGGATTAAGTGACGAAGCTAGTAAATGCTCTCTTAAGAGACCATCTTATTCATAA
- a CDS encoding SRPBCC family protein, whose product MEMLQDIKKTITFEAPIQKVWNQVSTAKGIEAWFMPNDFEPIVGHEFHIQSPFGPSPCKVLEVDEPNKISFSWDTDGWFVTFSLKDLGDNKTEFTLIHGGWKADDDVISKANEKSSVIRDRMDNGWTGIVHNLKKVVEG is encoded by the coding sequence ATGGAAATGTTACAAGATATAAAGAAAACAATTACTTTTGAAGCACCTATTCAAAAGGTATGGAACCAAGTATCTACAGCAAAAGGTATTGAAGCTTGGTTTATGCCTAATGATTTTGAACCGATTGTTGGTCACGAGTTTCATATTCAATCCCCATTTGGACCTTCTCCTTGCAAAGTTTTAGAGGTAGATGAGCCGAATAAGATTTCTTTTTCATGGGATACAGATGGATGGTTTGTAACATTTAGCTTAAAAGATTTAGGTGATAATAAAACAGAATTCACACTCATTCATGGTGGGTGGAAAGCTGATGATGACGTTATTTCAAAAGCAAATGAAAAGAGTTCAGTTATTCGTGATCGGATGGACAATGGTTGGACAGGCATTGTTCATAATCTTAAAAAGGTTGTTGAGGGATAA
- a CDS encoding glutathionylspermidine synthase family protein, which translates to MSQPFNLTEHQNNRKRMYQKLDSFWHDLYESEYALYDIALMTSEEIEEIRLATNRIGHIFLKMGNLLRRSPDESLLQLDIPKNMLPFIRHRALPIDTVISRVDLVKTSEGLKVLELNSDTPTFEKEVYDVNSFLCQEFGVDDPNEGLSEKLGSEMRKAIAEALHRSKHNESPYIVFTSHEEHEEDKFTTIFLKDRANVGANYVPLHKLRIQEGEGLYDDEGNRIDVLYRQTYPLEHLIEDVSEGSGDPIGEQLLQLVCSNKLIMLNPISAFLLQSKAVQAAIWGMKELDSPYFTETEKQWISQYFLPTYLEEDIFIENGLKYVKKPSFGREGDTVSVFQGTEKLFEDKHKSYEKSLPVYQKYVDLPSQKIKR; encoded by the coding sequence ATGTCTCAACCATTTAATCTAACAGAACATCAAAACAACCGAAAAAGAATGTATCAAAAACTAGATTCCTTCTGGCATGACCTTTATGAAAGTGAATATGCATTATATGATATAGCCCTTATGACAAGTGAAGAAATCGAGGAAATACGCCTAGCCACAAATCGCATTGGCCATATTTTTTTAAAAATGGGGAATCTACTTAGAAGGTCTCCTGATGAATCTTTGCTTCAGCTGGATATTCCAAAGAATATGCTTCCGTTCATCCGACATCGTGCTCTGCCAATTGACACAGTAATATCCAGGGTCGACTTAGTTAAAACAAGTGAAGGTTTAAAGGTACTTGAGTTAAATAGCGATACACCAACATTTGAAAAAGAAGTCTATGATGTGAATAGCTTTTTATGCCAAGAATTTGGGGTTGATGATCCAAATGAGGGGTTGTCCGAAAAGCTTGGAAGTGAAATGAGAAAAGCGATAGCTGAAGCTCTACATCGCAGCAAACATAATGAATCTCCATATATTGTTTTTACCTCCCATGAAGAACATGAGGAAGATAAGTTCACAACGATCTTTCTAAAAGATCGGGCTAATGTAGGAGCAAATTATGTTCCATTACATAAATTAAGGATTCAAGAGGGTGAAGGGCTATATGATGACGAAGGAAACAGAATCGATGTATTGTATCGTCAAACCTACCCGTTGGAGCATTTAATTGAAGATGTGAGTGAAGGGTCAGGAGATCCGATTGGTGAGCAATTACTTCAACTTGTTTGTTCCAATAAGTTAATTATGTTAAATCCGATTTCGGCATTTCTCCTTCAATCAAAAGCAGTTCAGGCTGCTATTTGGGGGATGAAGGAGCTTGATTCTCCTTATTTTACAGAAACAGAAAAACAATGGATTTCTCAATATTTTTTACCAACATACCTTGAGGAAGATATTTTTATTGAAAATGGATTGAAATATGTAAAAAAACCTAGTTTTGGTAGAGAAGGAGATACGGTTTCTGTGTTCCAAGGCACTGAAAAACTATTTGAGGACAAACATAAATCGTATGAGAAATCACTACCAGTTTATCAAAAATATGTGGACCTTCCCTCTCAAAAAATCAAACGATGA